A portion of the Candidatus Paceibacterota bacterium genome contains these proteins:
- the rpsR gene encoding 30S ribosomal protein S18, producing MKKVTKKKEISIEGLKHFDYKDVELLSTFITPAGQIMGKKRTNLASKQQRAMTLAIKRSRYMGFMPYIAA from the coding sequence ATGAAAAAAGTTACAAAAAAGAAGGAGATTTCAATCGAAGGCCTCAAGCATTTCGATTACAAGGATGTCGAGTTGCTCTCAACATTCATTACGCCAGCTGGCCAGATCATGGGCAAGAAGCGTACGAATCTCGCAAGCAAGCAGCAGCGTGCGATGACCCTCGCAATCAAGAGGAGCCGCTATATGGGCTTCATGCCATATATCGCAGCATAA
- a CDS encoding RNA polymerase sigma factor, which produces MKLHHTVSMLLDDAVMTNTEVSYDDEELLARARKEPELFALLVRRYEEPFLRRARLVVFNEHDAEDVVQETFLKIYVHADKFRYVEGAAFRSWAYRILMNTAFTRYQRLKRKNAEQQDLDPEIYEMLTDGHDEGKSREIGDLTKNLLSKIPEVFARPLRLFFLEEYSQKEIAEMEGLSVAAVKTRIYRGKHALEEVARAQGDIR; this is translated from the coding sequence ATGAAACTTCACCATACTGTAAGCATGTTACTCGACGATGCGGTAATGACGAATACCGAAGTTTCTTATGATGATGAAGAGCTGCTCGCACGTGCACGCAAAGAGCCCGAGCTTTTTGCGCTCCTCGTGCGTCGTTACGAGGAACCATTTCTTCGTCGGGCACGACTTGTTGTGTTTAATGAGCACGACGCAGAGGATGTTGTGCAGGAAACATTCCTTAAGATATATGTGCATGCAGATAAGTTTCGTTATGTTGAAGGAGCCGCATTCCGTTCATGGGCGTATCGCATTCTTATGAATACCGCCTTTACAAGATACCAACGTTTGAAGCGTAAGAATGCAGAGCAGCAAGATCTTGACCCCGAGATATATGAAATGCTTACCGATGGACACGATGAAGGTAAGAGTCGGGAGATAGGTGACTTGACCAAAAATCTACTGAGCAAGATTCCTGAGGTATTTGCGCGCCCATTGCGACTTTTCTTCCTCGAGGAGTATTCTCAGAAGGAGATAGCAGAAATGGAGGGCCTTTCTGTTGCTGCAGTGAAAACTCGAATCTATCGCGGAAAGCACGCACTCGAAGAGGTTGCACGTGCGCAAGGCGATATACGCTAG
- a CDS encoding glycosyltransferase produces the protein MANSSDSVIKKPKILILITKSNWGGAQRYVYDLATTLNPTHEICVGYGGSGVLGEKLRSSGVRTIAIPELARDVNFVGDLRTFFALLRIMREERPSVLHLNSSKIGILGAIAARLSFTHARIVFTAHAWAFNEDRNDLSKVFIMFLHWLTVVLSDITIAVSDAVRKQINWLPFIKRKVAVVHLGILPTTPLERLLARTKLAIPEQDFVIGTIAELHPVKGITYALEALKLLPSHISLVIIGEGTERSKLEKKIEDDDLTHRVTLKGHVPDAANLIPAFDIFLLPSLSEALGYVLLEAGLAQVPVVATSVGGIPEVIESLHSGILVHPRSAKEIKYAVDYFLEQPQSMEIFAKNLHDRVRNDFSLQKMVNATIGIYFPQKQ, from the coding sequence ATGGCAAACAGTAGCGACTCAGTGATTAAGAAGCCAAAAATCCTTATACTCATTACCAAATCGAATTGGGGCGGAGCACAGCGCTATGTTTATGACCTTGCAACCACCCTCAATCCAACACATGAAATCTGTGTAGGCTATGGCGGAAGTGGCGTCCTTGGAGAAAAACTACGTAGCAGCGGCGTCCGCACTATCGCTATCCCTGAACTTGCTCGTGATGTCAATTTTGTTGGTGATCTTCGTACCTTCTTTGCGCTTCTCCGCATCATGCGCGAAGAACGACCAAGCGTACTTCATCTTAATAGCTCAAAGATTGGCATACTCGGCGCAATTGCGGCTCGTCTTTCTTTCACTCATGCACGAATTGTATTCACCGCTCATGCATGGGCATTCAATGAAGACCGCAATGACCTGAGTAAGGTCTTTATTATGTTCCTCCACTGGCTGACCGTCGTTCTCTCTGATATAACGATTGCGGTTTCTGATGCGGTAAGGAAACAGATAAATTGGCTTCCCTTCATAAAGAGGAAGGTTGCGGTCGTTCATCTCGGTATCCTGCCAACAACTCCTCTTGAGCGATTACTTGCTCGTACAAAACTCGCAATCCCTGAACAAGACTTCGTGATTGGCACAATTGCCGAACTCCACCCTGTTAAAGGGATCACCTATGCACTCGAAGCATTGAAACTCCTCCCGTCACACATCTCTCTCGTTATCATTGGAGAAGGAACGGAGCGATCAAAACTTGAGAAGAAAATAGAGGACGATGACCTTACCCATCGAGTAACACTAAAAGGTCATGTGCCTGATGCTGCAAATCTCATCCCTGCATTTGATATTTTTCTACTCCCTTCCCTCTCCGAGGCGCTCGGCTATGTACTTCTTGAGGCGGGACTCGCACAAGTTCCCGTAGTTGCAACTTCAGTTGGGGGCATACCTGAAGTGATTGAAAGTCTACATTCAGGAATTCTTGTCCACCCCCGAAGCGCAAAAGAGATCAAATACGCAGTAGACTACTTCCTCGAGCAGCCACAGAGTATGGAGATCTTCGCAAAGAATCTGCACGATCGAGTACGCAATGACTTTTCATTGCAAAAAATGGTCAATGCAACTATTGGTATCTATTTTCCGCAGAAGCAATAG
- a CDS encoding sugar transferase, with protein sequence MFIHGQKSPLILLLGDVLVFVFALWLTLSLRYLGIPSQALFLEHAIPFAILFAPWVIVYVIVGLYDRQASMTKGILFRTLFRAQVVNILIAVTFFYFNGAAGITPKTILLLYLIISSALIFLWRMKFVPFVLGANRERALLIGRGKEIFELEHAVNGGANYRFRFAEVIDLDAQELVAENIFRIVREREISIVVLNVNDEIIRKSLPELYHLLFVHVYFVNIQAVYESVFSKMALDLLDYEWFLENISAYQKRSYDGIKRLMDILIAAPLMLVSCIIFPFVYIAIKLDDGGPMFIFQERIGKDNKIIRIPKMRSMKTSDRGVWVKEQDDRITRVGRFLRKSRIDELPQLFSVLTGSLSLVGPRPDICDLGAKLAEEIPYYALRSIIKPGLSGWAQVRQENAPQSLEETRERLAYDFYYLKHRSFSLDIKIALQTIATLASRAGR encoded by the coding sequence ATGTTTATTCATGGTCAAAAATCACCATTGATATTACTTCTGGGAGATGTCCTTGTGTTTGTTTTTGCACTCTGGTTGACGCTCTCCTTGCGTTATCTCGGTATTCCTTCGCAGGCTCTTTTCCTTGAGCACGCTATTCCTTTCGCAATCCTTTTCGCACCATGGGTGATCGTGTATGTCATTGTAGGGCTTTACGATAGGCAGGCATCGATGACTAAGGGAATCCTCTTTCGTACGCTGTTTCGTGCGCAAGTGGTGAACATTTTGATTGCAGTCACTTTCTTTTACTTTAATGGTGCTGCGGGTATTACTCCGAAGACCATTTTGCTTCTGTATCTTATTATCTCGTCCGCACTCATCTTCTTGTGGCGCATGAAGTTTGTCCCCTTCGTGCTGGGAGCAAATAGAGAGCGGGCTCTCCTCATCGGTAGAGGAAAGGAAATATTTGAACTCGAGCATGCGGTAAATGGTGGGGCAAACTATCGATTCCGTTTTGCGGAGGTGATCGATCTTGATGCGCAAGAACTTGTGGCTGAAAATATTTTCCGAATCGTCCGTGAGCGAGAGATATCAATCGTTGTTCTGAATGTGAATGATGAGATCATTCGTAAATCACTCCCCGAGCTCTATCACCTGCTTTTTGTACATGTGTATTTTGTGAACATTCAGGCAGTTTACGAGAGTGTGTTTAGTAAGATGGCGCTCGATCTGCTGGATTATGAGTGGTTCCTTGAGAATATCTCCGCATATCAAAAGCGTTCCTATGATGGTATTAAGCGCCTGATGGATATTCTGATTGCAGCTCCACTTATGCTTGTCTCCTGTATCATCTTTCCGTTTGTGTATATTGCAATCAAACTTGATGACGGAGGACCAATGTTTATTTTCCAAGAACGCATTGGAAAGGATAATAAGATCATTCGTATTCCGAAGATGCGCAGTATGAAAACTTCGGATAGGGGAGTCTGGGTAAAAGAGCAGGATGACCGTATCACGCGCGTCGGACGTTTTTTGAGAAAATCGCGCATTGATGAACTCCCTCAGCTTTTTTCAGTGCTTACCGGAAGCTTATCTCTTGTCGGTCCTCGTCCTGATATCTGTGATCTCGGAGCAAAGCTTGCCGAAGAGATTCCTTATTATGCGCTCCGTAGTATAATTAAGCCGGGTCTCTCGGGATGGGCGCAGGTGCGTCAAGAGAATGCCCCTCAGTCACTGGAAGAAACACGAGAACGACTCGCTTACGACTTTTATTACTTGAAGCATCGTTCATTTTCACTTGATATAAAGATAGCACTGCAGACGATCGCGACACTCGCGTCGCGTGCTGGCAGATAA
- a CDS encoding NAD(P)-dependent oxidoreductase, translated as MHKILITGASGYVGAMLVREFMARDDVEAILAIDKEEKSELYETGPRLTFIKTNLSDGAAWMEEARKFAPDIVIHTAWQIREMYGKQDTQWKWNIGGSDNVFDFAFEGKSVKKLIHFSTVSSYGAFSTNTIEQRFLESDPFRKSDYLYAEEKRICEKHLEEKYAEAVKRGNAPVVEIVRPAAITGPRGRYMRVRFGLQAALAGQLKENIVHRIVSAMVSFVPVTKKWLRQFIHEDDVVGIITLLAFTDAKTPYEVFNICPPGAPVLGKDMAAAVGKKTLPVHPWLIRIVFFFAWNLSRGRIPTSKGGWKSYSYPIAVDGSKITRMYGYQYKYPSKDAFVQKVGKYMEFVKA; from the coding sequence ATGCATAAGATACTTATAACTGGAGCGTCAGGATACGTCGGAGCAATGCTCGTGCGCGAGTTCATGGCTCGTGATGATGTTGAGGCTATACTTGCAATCGACAAAGAAGAAAAGTCTGAGCTCTATGAGACAGGTCCACGCTTGACCTTCATTAAGACGAATTTGTCCGATGGAGCTGCCTGGATGGAGGAGGCTCGGAAGTTTGCTCCCGATATTGTCATTCATACGGCTTGGCAGATTCGCGAAATGTATGGCAAGCAGGATACGCAGTGGAAGTGGAATATTGGCGGCTCCGATAATGTGTTTGATTTTGCATTTGAAGGAAAATCAGTTAAGAAGCTGATTCACTTCTCAACGGTTTCTTCATATGGTGCATTCAGTACAAATACTATCGAACAGCGCTTCCTTGAGAGTGATCCATTCCGTAAGTCTGACTATCTCTATGCTGAAGAGAAGCGCATCTGCGAAAAACATCTTGAAGAAAAATATGCCGAAGCAGTAAAGCGTGGAAATGCTCCTGTGGTGGAGATCGTGCGTCCTGCTGCAATTACGGGGCCTCGGGGCCGTTATATGCGTGTGCGTTTCGGTTTGCAGGCTGCACTCGCCGGTCAGCTCAAAGAGAATATCGTCCACCGCATTGTGTCGGCTATGGTTTCATTTGTTCCTGTGACAAAGAAATGGTTGCGCCAGTTTATTCACGAGGATGATGTTGTAGGTATCATCACGCTCCTTGCGTTTACGGATGCAAAGACGCCATATGAGGTATTCAATATCTGTCCTCCTGGTGCGCCAGTGCTCGGGAAGGATATGGCCGCAGCGGTAGGGAAGAAGACTCTTCCTGTGCATCCTTGGCTTATCCGTATTGTATTCTTCTTTGCATGGAATCTTTCACGCGGAAGAATCCCTACGTCAAAGGGAGGCTGGAAGTCATACTCGTATCCAATTGCGGTTGATGGTTCAAAAATTACACGCATGTATGGCTATCAGTACAAATATCCTTCAAAGGACGCGTTTGTGCAAAAGGTTGGGAAGTACATGGAATTCGTCAAAGCGTAA
- the recA gene encoding recombinase RecA — MAFKKPVKKASKTTGTKEKAEKDAFASIEATLNAIKTKFGDEAIMKLGDQPRVAIEAVSTGSLGLDHALGIGGLPRGRIIEIFGPESSGKTTLALHVIAEAQKAGGIAAFIDAEHALDPEYARKLGVDINHLLVSQPDTGEQALEITESLVRTGNIDVIVIDSVAALTPKDEIEGDMGAQHVGKQARLMSQALRKLTAICSKTKTIVIFINQIRMQIGVMFGNPETTPGGKALKFYTSVRIDIRKIAQIKKGEDVIGSRTRAKVVKNKVAAPFKQAEFDLVYNEGISRESEMLMFGEKYGIIKKSGSSYSWGDVKIGRGYDSARLFLRENKEMGKDIEAAILEKMRVDESFSVTPTKEDLDEGTPDEE; from the coding sequence ATGGCATTCAAGAAACCAGTGAAGAAAGCTTCAAAGACCACCGGAACAAAAGAGAAAGCGGAGAAGGATGCATTCGCATCTATCGAGGCAACACTCAATGCAATCAAGACAAAATTCGGCGACGAGGCAATCATGAAGCTTGGCGACCAGCCACGTGTTGCGATTGAGGCAGTGTCGACCGGTTCACTCGGCCTCGACCATGCACTTGGCATCGGTGGACTCCCCCGCGGACGCATCATCGAAATCTTTGGACCAGAGTCTTCAGGTAAGACAACGCTCGCACTCCATGTCATCGCAGAAGCGCAAAAGGCAGGTGGCATCGCTGCATTCATCGACGCAGAACATGCACTCGATCCTGAATATGCACGCAAGCTCGGAGTAGATATCAACCACCTCCTTGTGAGTCAGCCTGACACCGGAGAGCAGGCACTCGAAATTACCGAGTCACTTGTCCGCACCGGCAACATCGACGTTATCGTCATTGACTCCGTCGCCGCACTCACCCCAAAGGATGAGATCGAGGGCGACATGGGTGCGCAGCACGTGGGTAAGCAGGCTCGCCTCATGAGCCAGGCACTCCGCAAGCTCACTGCTATTTGCAGCAAGACAAAGACCATTGTTATCTTCATCAACCAGATCCGTATGCAGATTGGCGTGATGTTCGGTAATCCTGAAACAACACCAGGAGGTAAGGCACTCAAGTTCTACACCTCCGTACGTATCGACATCCGAAAGATCGCACAAATCAAGAAGGGTGAAGATGTCATCGGTAGCCGCACGCGCGCAAAGGTGGTGAAGAACAAGGTCGCAGCACCATTCAAGCAGGCAGAGTTCGACCTCGTCTATAACGAAGGCATCAGTCGCGAGTCTGAAATGCTCATGTTCGGTGAGAAGTATGGCATCATCAAGAAATCTGGCTCATCATACAGTTGGGGCGATGTGAAGATCGGCCGCGGATATGACTCCGCTCGACTCTTCCTCCGTGAAAATAAAGAAATGGGCAAAGACATCGAAGCAGCAATTCTCGAGAAGATGCGCGTCGATGAATCATTCTCAGTGACACCGACGAAGGAAGATCTCGATGAGGGCACTCCCGACGAAGAGTAG
- a CDS encoding DNA translocase FtsK 4TM domain-containing protein, with amino-acid sequence MAKAKQATRKRAKGVQEYEETAESVGFWSGLREETRHSIIGIGLALFAVILFVAGFGQGGFLGAKLYEYIHYAFGVGYWVLPVLFLLLGVNFLRTGGHGLPTPALIAGPFFVVSALGLLAIVDAHSGVLGVGGAFGYYVYLGIRFLFGGIAAGVFLSAIFLVAILVLFDTPLQLGFVFNFFGRFKRKPKTEEWYETEDDGEPELVEGGEGMTVRLGKKNIAEQAPDEEEEVEVEDEPVVEEAVTEKPLVVNMHESGKTPNKNDGVPFTFDSALHGKYVPPPISLLAGDKGKAGFGDIKANANTIKSTLANFGIQVEMDEVSVGPSVTRYALKPAQGVRLSRITSLANDLELALAVSPIRIEAPIPGKSLVGIEIPNKQKATVGLGALLGDATFMNDPNPLFVALGRGISGAGQYMNVAKMPHMLVAGTTGSGKSVTMHTIITSLLYRNSPEQLRFIMVDPKRVELTLYNGIPHLLTPVITAAKKALLSLKWATKEMDRRLEVLEREKCRDIGSYHKNVLQPQLDRYEKRKLDGKALPGEEKELPELMPYIVIVIDELADLMMAFPKELEASIVRIAQLARATGIHLVIATQRPSVNVITGLIKANIPGRIAMQVASQIDSRTIIDEAGAEVLLGQGDMLYISSSSPKPTRLQSAFISEDEVKKVVKFLKENYDGTMGEELAIGTQNPDGANSLVDGIPEDMLSGSIDSGDDDEKFEEAKKVVVESGKASTSFLQRRMGLGYSRAARIIDMMEQRGIIGPADGAKPRAILITVDDL; translated from the coding sequence ATGGCAAAGGCAAAGCAGGCAACGCGCAAGCGAGCAAAAGGGGTACAAGAATATGAGGAGACAGCCGAGTCCGTTGGTTTTTGGTCTGGACTGCGCGAAGAGACACGACACTCAATTATAGGTATTGGGCTCGCGCTCTTTGCAGTTATACTTTTTGTGGCTGGTTTTGGACAAGGAGGGTTCCTTGGTGCAAAGCTCTATGAGTATATTCACTATGCCTTTGGTGTTGGGTATTGGGTGCTCCCCGTGCTCTTTCTTTTGCTCGGCGTGAACTTCTTGCGCACTGGTGGACATGGATTGCCTACGCCCGCGCTTATCGCAGGACCTTTCTTTGTTGTTTCTGCGCTTGGCCTTCTTGCTATTGTTGATGCACATTCCGGCGTACTAGGGGTGGGTGGAGCCTTTGGTTATTACGTATATCTCGGTATCCGTTTCCTTTTTGGGGGCATTGCGGCAGGCGTATTCCTTTCAGCTATTTTCCTTGTTGCAATCTTGGTGCTCTTTGATACGCCGCTCCAGCTCGGGTTTGTGTTCAATTTCTTTGGTCGTTTTAAGCGTAAGCCAAAGACAGAGGAGTGGTATGAGACTGAGGATGATGGTGAGCCAGAGCTTGTTGAGGGCGGGGAGGGTATGACCGTCCGTCTTGGCAAGAAGAACATTGCCGAACAGGCTCCTGATGAAGAGGAGGAGGTTGAGGTGGAGGATGAGCCTGTTGTAGAGGAGGCTGTGACCGAGAAGCCGCTGGTAGTGAATATGCATGAGTCAGGAAAGACTCCAAACAAGAACGATGGTGTACCATTCACCTTTGATTCTGCGCTTCACGGCAAGTACGTTCCACCACCGATTTCACTCCTTGCGGGTGATAAGGGTAAGGCGGGCTTTGGAGATATCAAGGCAAATGCTAATACCATCAAGAGTACGCTCGCAAACTTTGGTATTCAAGTAGAAATGGATGAAGTCTCTGTTGGTCCGTCCGTAACACGTTATGCGCTCAAGCCAGCGCAGGGTGTGCGTCTCTCACGCATCACTTCGCTTGCAAACGATCTCGAGCTTGCACTCGCTGTTTCACCGATTCGTATTGAGGCTCCGATTCCAGGTAAGTCTCTTGTCGGTATTGAAATTCCAAACAAGCAGAAGGCCACCGTTGGTCTTGGAGCGCTCCTTGGGGATGCAACCTTCATGAATGACCCTAATCCACTCTTTGTGGCGCTGGGCCGTGGTATTAGTGGAGCAGGGCAGTATATGAACGTGGCAAAGATGCCCCATATGCTCGTTGCGGGAACAACAGGATCAGGAAAGTCAGTGACGATGCATACCATCATCACTTCGCTCTTGTACCGCAATTCTCCTGAACAATTGCGCTTTATCATGGTTGATCCAAAGCGCGTTGAGCTCACACTCTATAACGGAATTCCTCATTTGCTGACACCGGTTATTACTGCAGCAAAGAAAGCACTGCTTTCCTTGAAGTGGGCAACGAAAGAAATGGATCGCCGTCTCGAAGTGCTCGAACGTGAGAAGTGCCGCGATATTGGTTCGTATCACAAGAATGTGCTCCAGCCACAGCTTGATCGCTATGAGAAGCGCAAGCTTGATGGCAAGGCGCTTCCCGGGGAAGAGAAGGAGCTGCCAGAGCTCATGCCGTATATTGTCATCGTTATTGACGAGCTCGCTGACCTCATGATGGCCTTTCCAAAGGAGCTCGAAGCATCGATTGTGCGTATTGCACAGCTCGCGCGTGCGACGGGAATTCACTTGGTCATCGCAACCCAGCGTCCATCGGTGAATGTCATTACGGGTCTTATTAAGGCGAACATCCCCGGACGTATTGCCATGCAGGTGGCCTCACAGATTGACTCACGTACGATCATTGATGAGGCAGGTGCGGAAGTCTTGCTTGGTCAGGGAGATATGCTCTATATCTCTTCATCGAGTCCAAAGCCGACCCGTCTCCAGTCTGCATTCATCTCGGAAGATGAAGTGAAGAAGGTAGTGAAGTTCCTCAAGGAAAACTATGATGGCACGATGGGTGAGGAGCTCGCTATCGGTACGCAGAATCCCGATGGGGCGAACTCACTTGTGGATGGCATTCCTGAGGACATGCTCTCAGGAAGCATCGATAGCGGTGATGATGATGAGAAGTTTGAGGAAGCAAAGAAGGTGGTCGTCGAGAGCGGCAAAGCCTCAACCTCATTCCTCCAGCGTCGCATGGGTCTGGGATATTCACGTGCTGCACGTATTATTGATATGATGGAGCAGCGAGGCATTATCGGGCCTGCTGATGGGGCAAAACCCCGCGCAATACTCATAACCGTGGATGACTTGTAA
- a CDS encoding four helix bundle protein produces the protein MSSPIHDYKDLYVWKQSMKLAAHAYNFCKELPANERFGLVSQIQRAAVSIPSNIAEGHSRFTRKDYVHFLYMARGSAAELETQILLCD, from the coding sequence ATGTCTTCCCCTATACATGACTATAAGGATCTCTATGTTTGGAAACAGTCTATGAAATTGGCTGCGCACGCCTATAATTTCTGCAAAGAACTTCCTGCGAACGAACGTTTTGGCCTTGTATCACAAATCCAACGCGCTGCAGTATCTATCCCATCAAATATTGCCGAAGGGCACTCAAGATTTACGAGAAAGGATTATGTTCATTTTCTCTATATGGCTCGAGGATCTGCAGCAGAACTCGAAACACAGATTCTACTCTGTGATTAA